Proteins encoded together in one Desulfosporosinus meridiei DSM 13257 window:
- a CDS encoding uroporphyrinogen decarboxylase family protein, giving the protein MTDAIARTNERNQLFKDLFSGKTPKRVPISNPATQDFAIQYAGLDLAECQWDLTKLEPVYDKFCQDFYTDTYPGGSIRIPSHYQILGSTPIVMSSSGFMQHPDVVGMLAEEYDEFIASPYDCIVETILPRLYTEFNGPPGKVAMALAKAMKAQADDLASLGAIRAKMNAKYGFAGMVGALTEAPFDFMSDFLRSFKGISGDVRRYPDKVAAACEAVLPLMIKKGTLPNPSMLGYTFIPLHMAPYLREKDFAALYWPTFKKMVETLAGMGQSVQLFVEQDWMRYLDYLYELPENTIMRFEYGDPKIIKEKLGKKHIISGLYPVTLLQTGTKQQCVDKAKELLDILAPGGRYWWQADKSIIHLDINGPVVENLRAVLDYVHENGTY; this is encoded by the coding sequence ATGACAGATGCTATAGCAAGGACAAATGAACGAAACCAATTATTTAAAGATCTGTTCAGTGGAAAAACTCCCAAAAGAGTACCAATCAGTAACCCTGCAACTCAAGACTTTGCAATTCAGTATGCAGGGTTGGACTTGGCTGAATGCCAATGGGATCTAACAAAGTTAGAGCCTGTCTATGATAAGTTTTGTCAAGATTTCTATACTGACACCTATCCTGGCGGTTCGATCAGAATTCCCTCCCATTATCAAATTTTAGGCTCTACTCCTATTGTCATGAGTTCCAGCGGATTCATGCAGCATCCGGATGTGGTTGGGATGTTGGCTGAAGAATACGACGAGTTTATTGCCTCCCCTTATGACTGTATAGTCGAAACTATTTTGCCCAGGTTGTACACGGAGTTTAACGGCCCTCCCGGAAAAGTGGCAATGGCCTTAGCTAAGGCAATGAAAGCCCAAGCCGACGATCTAGCTTCTTTAGGCGCAATAAGAGCAAAAATGAATGCAAAATATGGCTTCGCTGGTATGGTTGGTGCTTTGACAGAAGCTCCCTTTGACTTTATGTCTGATTTTCTTAGAAGCTTTAAAGGGATTTCAGGGGATGTTCGCCGATATCCGGATAAAGTTGCGGCTGCCTGCGAGGCAGTACTACCTCTGATGATCAAAAAAGGGACTCTGCCGAATCCTTCCATGCTAGGTTATACCTTTATTCCCCTGCACATGGCTCCCTATTTGCGGGAAAAGGACTTTGCAGCCTTATACTGGCCTACCTTCAAAAAGATGGTGGAAACCTTGGCAGGGATGGGACAAAGTGTCCAATTATTTGTGGAACAAGATTGGATGAGATATCTGGACTACCTATATGAATTGCCGGAAAATACCATCATGAGGTTCGAATACGGAGATCCGAAAATTATTAAAGAAAAGCTCGGTAAAAAGCACATTATTTCGGGACTCTATCCTGTGACATTGCTGCAAACCGGGACAAAGCAGCAGTGTGTAGATAAAGCCAAAGAATTATTGGATATACTCGCTCCCGGCGGAAGATATTGGTGGCAGGCGGATAAGAGCATCATTCATTTGGATATCAATGGTCCGGTTGTAGAAAATCTCAGAGCTGTCTTGGACTATGTGCATGAAAACGGAACCTACTAA
- a CDS encoding methyltetrahydrofolate cobalamin methyltransferase: protein MIIIGEKINGTIPSVKKAIEQKDEEFIRDLALRQTEAGADYLDVCASTSPEIEEETLLWLMNIVQNTVDTPLCIDSPNPLIIEKVFPYAKRPGLINSVSEEGGKCEIIYPIIKGTKWEVIALTCDNRGIPKDTRTRVEITEIMVDKALKYDITPDRIHIDPLVMALSADNQSLVNFVETLKEVKTLFPTIKVTSGLSNISFGAPLRKVINQHFLTLAMYAGMDSAILDPCNRDIVTTLYVTDALLGKDRFCRNYLNAYRKNKIGPVKV, encoded by the coding sequence ATGATTATTATTGGAGAAAAAATTAATGGAACAATCCCAAGTGTTAAGAAAGCCATAGAACAAAAGGATGAAGAATTTATTCGTGATCTAGCCCTGCGGCAGACGGAAGCAGGTGCAGATTATCTTGATGTCTGCGCCAGTACTTCCCCGGAAATAGAAGAAGAAACTTTACTGTGGCTTATGAACATCGTGCAGAATACCGTAGATACGCCCCTCTGTATTGACAGCCCCAATCCACTGATTATTGAGAAAGTCTTTCCCTATGCTAAGAGACCCGGATTAATAAACTCGGTATCTGAGGAAGGGGGAAAGTGTGAAATAATTTATCCCATCATTAAAGGTACAAAATGGGAAGTTATTGCCTTGACTTGTGATAATAGGGGTATCCCTAAAGACACTCGTACAAGAGTAGAAATCACAGAGATCATGGTAGATAAAGCCCTTAAATACGATATAACTCCTGATCGAATCCATATTGATCCCCTTGTAATGGCTCTATCTGCAGATAATCAATCCCTTGTAAACTTTGTAGAGACATTAAAGGAAGTAAAAACCTTATTTCCCACTATTAAAGTAACTTCAGGCTTGAGTAATATATCCTTTGGAGCGCCTTTAAGAAAAGTCATAAATCAACACTTTTTAACCTTGGCAATGTATGCAGGAATGGATTCAGCCATCCTGGATCCCTGTAACCGAGATATAGTGACAACTCTGTATGTAACAGATGCTTTACTGGGAAAAGACCGCTTTTGCAGGAATTACCTGAATGCGTACCGTAAAAACAAGATTGGCCCCGTAAAGGTATAA
- a CDS encoding cobalamin B12-binding domain-containing protein: MIDLQALTQAVGDLDEKTIMTMIEDFVATNPSGEDAQKIVFACQQGMGIVGELFEKNEYYVGDLIFAGELLSKTIDLLKPVLNDVATEKVGSIVIGTVQGDLHDIGKNIFGSMAEAAGFDVYELGVDVSPSAFVEKVKEVKPQIVGMSGVLTLAIDSMKETVKAITEAGLRDSVKIIIGGNPVNEDACKQIGADAFTTNAAEGLKTCQGWVS, encoded by the coding sequence ATGATCGATTTACAGGCACTAACTCAAGCAGTAGGAGACCTTGACGAAAAAACTATCATGACCATGATTGAGGATTTTGTAGCGACAAACCCCAGCGGTGAAGATGCTCAAAAGATTGTTTTTGCCTGCCAGCAAGGCATGGGAATAGTCGGAGAGTTGTTCGAAAAAAATGAGTACTATGTGGGGGACTTGATTTTTGCCGGAGAATTGCTATCCAAAACAATTGATCTTTTAAAACCTGTACTAAATGATGTAGCCACTGAAAAAGTAGGATCTATTGTTATTGGAACTGTGCAGGGGGATTTACACGACATTGGAAAAAATATTTTCGGCAGTATGGCCGAGGCTGCAGGCTTTGACGTTTATGAATTAGGGGTTGACGTATCACCAAGTGCCTTTGTAGAGAAGGTAAAAGAAGTTAAACCACAAATTGTGGGGATGAGTGGTGTTTTGACTCTGGCTATTGATTCTATGAAAGAAACGGTCAAAGCCATCACGGAAGCAGGTTTAAGGGATAGTGTAAAGATCATTATTGGGGGAAATCCTGTCAATGAAGATGCCTGTAAGCAAATCGGCGCAGATGCTTTTACTACAAACGCCGCAGAAGGGCTGAAAACTTGTCAAGGGTGGGTGAGTTAA
- a CDS encoding MFS transporter, with the protein MEKGLKKSIINLYGLPSFGFQLFVNMEVFYFAAFLTDFAKLPMALVGTVLLITSICDILWVPTAGVLLEKSNMRWGKYRSWLLVGPPFAALFFILQFSKIGSPTINAIIITVGFAVSHLIWNIFYAGHVALNSSMTTVREERIAMSTNRGMFNSLGAIAFSLIGMKMILSLGKGNPAMGYTLTVVITGAVMIACYYTLFFITKDYAFHGTSVQTGQAEKKMSIGEMLKQIIVNPPLIGLMLGEIGRYLGRFVIFGLAFYYFKYVVNNLAVIAVFMTGLNVVTFVGALIANPLAKKFGERNTYILSLSIFIVGLLAVWALPMNYISFMVIMFIAYLGYGMPDALGVVMYSSTVDYGEWKTGKNARGFIMSLINFPIKVAILVRSVIITGVLAGAGYVANMEATPLLVESIKNGLTLIPAVIMLVALILITLLFRITPKSLAKMQNEIAARKA; encoded by the coding sequence ATGGAAAAGGGATTGAAAAAGTCCATTATCAATCTTTACGGATTACCATCTTTCGGATTTCAGTTATTCGTCAATATGGAAGTGTTCTATTTTGCGGCGTTTCTAACTGATTTTGCCAAGCTCCCTATGGCCCTGGTGGGCACCGTATTATTGATTACCAGTATCTGTGATATTCTGTGGGTTCCTACCGCCGGAGTCCTCTTGGAAAAGAGCAATATGAGATGGGGTAAATACCGTTCCTGGTTGCTTGTGGGCCCACCCTTTGCGGCATTGTTCTTTATTTTACAGTTTTCTAAAATTGGCTCTCCAACAATCAATGCTATTATCATTACCGTCGGATTTGCAGTCAGTCACTTGATTTGGAATATATTCTACGCCGGGCATGTGGCCTTAAACTCTTCAATGACAACAGTCCGAGAAGAAAGAATCGCTATGTCAACAAATAGAGGGATGTTTAATTCTCTCGGTGCTATTGCATTTTCTTTAATTGGCATGAAGATGATCCTGTCACTCGGCAAAGGCAATCCTGCCATGGGATATACACTTACCGTAGTAATCACAGGTGCTGTGATGATTGCTTGTTATTATACCTTGTTCTTCATTACCAAAGACTATGCTTTCCACGGGACTTCTGTTCAAACAGGTCAAGCTGAAAAGAAAATGTCCATTGGCGAAATGTTGAAACAGATCATCGTCAATCCGCCGCTTATTGGCTTAATGTTAGGTGAAATTGGAAGATACTTAGGCAGGTTTGTTATCTTTGGCTTAGCATTCTATTATTTTAAGTACGTAGTTAATAATCTGGCTGTTATTGCAGTTTTCATGACCGGGCTAAACGTAGTAACATTCGTTGGGGCCTTGATTGCCAACCCCCTGGCCAAGAAGTTCGGCGAGAGAAACACCTACATTTTATCCCTTTCGATCTTTATAGTAGGGCTGTTGGCTGTCTGGGCTTTACCTATGAATTATATCTCCTTCATGGTCATTATGTTCATTGCTTATTTAGGATACGGCATGCCTGATGCCTTGGGTGTAGTTATGTATTCATCTACCGTTGACTACGGTGAATGGAAAACAGGTAAGAATGCCAGAGGGTTCATCATGTCCTTAATCAATTTCCCGATCAAAGTAGCAATTCTGGTCAGAAGCGTCATAATCACGGGAGTACTTGCCGGAGCAGGCTATGTTGCCAATATGGAGGCAACGCCATTACTGGTAGAATCTATAAAGAATGGATTAACCTTAATCCCTGCAGTCATCATGTTAGTAGCATTAATCCTTATCACTCTTCTTTTCAGAATTACGCCTAAAAGCCTGGCTAAAATGCAAAATGAAATCGCAGCTCGAAAGGCATAG
- the thiC gene encoding phosphomethylpyrimidine synthase ThiC, translated as MSLLTRALEGTITSEMEQVAAREKVSPEFIRQGVAAGAIVIPGNINHKNIMPVGIGKGLRTKVSASIGLYGSEASLAEEISKVKTALAAGTDALMDLSVSGDIDAMRLETLNSASVPVGTLPVYQAIAEAGKKYGSTVKMTAEEMFEVIERHAADGVDFLALHCATTMDVVERAKRESRLDPLVSYGGAHLIGWMIANECENPLYQQYDRVLAIARKYNVTLSLADGMRPGCLADSLDGAQVQELVILGELVRRARAAGVQIMIKGPGHMPLEHVKATVTLQKSLCQGAPYFVFGPLLTDIAAGYDHINAAIGGALSAWAGAEFLCYVTPAEHIGVPSADQVREGVIAARIAAHVGDLAKGRKEAWQWDLEMSLARKQLDWKRQLELAIDPPRAAEIRKTRNNGESTACAMCGKYCAMEIVAKYLNTTKHSC; from the coding sequence ATGAGTTTATTAACAAGGGCCTTGGAAGGAACAATTACTTCTGAAATGGAGCAGGTGGCAGCCCGGGAGAAAGTCTCCCCGGAATTTATCAGGCAGGGAGTTGCAGCAGGTGCAATTGTCATCCCCGGTAATATCAACCACAAAAATATTATGCCTGTAGGTATCGGCAAGGGGCTGAGGACAAAGGTTAGTGCCAGTATCGGTCTTTACGGCAGTGAAGCTTCCCTTGCTGAAGAAATCAGCAAGGTCAAAACAGCCTTGGCGGCAGGTACAGATGCTCTCATGGATCTGAGCGTCAGCGGGGATATTGATGCCATGCGCCTGGAAACCCTGAATTCTGCTTCCGTACCCGTTGGCACACTCCCTGTTTATCAGGCAATCGCTGAAGCTGGGAAAAAGTACGGTTCCACGGTGAAAATGACAGCAGAGGAAATGTTTGAGGTTATTGAACGGCATGCGGCAGATGGTGTTGACTTCTTGGCTTTACACTGTGCAACGACTATGGATGTTGTAGAACGAGCCAAGAGAGAAAGCCGCCTTGATCCTCTGGTAAGTTACGGAGGTGCTCATTTAATCGGTTGGATGATCGCCAATGAATGTGAAAATCCTCTTTATCAACAATATGACCGGGTCTTGGCAATTGCCCGGAAATATAATGTTACTCTCAGCCTGGCTGATGGGATGAGGCCGGGGTGTCTGGCTGATTCCCTGGATGGAGCCCAAGTTCAAGAATTGGTTATCTTGGGGGAACTGGTCAGACGGGCTAGGGCAGCGGGGGTCCAAATTATGATTAAAGGGCCCGGGCATATGCCTCTTGAGCATGTGAAGGCCACGGTTACATTGCAAAAGAGCCTTTGTCAGGGAGCCCCTTACTTTGTCTTCGGTCCATTGCTGACGGATATTGCCGCCGGTTACGACCATATTAATGCTGCAATAGGAGGAGCACTCAGTGCCTGGGCAGGGGCGGAATTTCTTTGTTATGTCACCCCGGCTGAACATATCGGCGTACCCAGTGCTGATCAGGTGCGGGAGGGAGTCATAGCCGCCCGGATCGCTGCCCATGTCGGCGACCTGGCCAAAGGGAGGAAAGAAGCCTGGCAATGGGATTTGGAAATGTCTCTGGCCCGCAAGCAACTGGACTGGAAAAGACAATTAGAACTGGCCATTGATCCGCCCAGAGCGGCAGAGATCAGGAAAACCCGCAACAACGGGGAATCTACGGCTTGCGCCATGTGCGGGAAGTATTGTGCAATGGAAATTGTCGCCAAGTATCTGAACACAACTAAGCATAGCTGTTAA
- a CDS encoding DNA-3-methyladenine glycosylase has product MTFQPIDYAFFQQPTLNLAPALLGKLLVKETEFGTASGWIVETEAYIGPEDRAAHSYGNRRTKRTEVMFGPPGYAYTYVMHTHCLMNVVSGEIGHPEAVLIRALEPCSGFDLMYQRRGNVKKELELTNGPGKLTKSLGIVKEDYGRGMFEYPLFIAEGKEVGSIAVGPRIGINNSREAVHYPWRFWVEGNPFVSR; this is encoded by the coding sequence ATGACATTTCAACCGATAGACTATGCTTTTTTTCAACAACCTACCCTTAACTTAGCTCCTGCTTTGTTGGGGAAATTGCTAGTGAAGGAAACAGAGTTTGGCACAGCGTCGGGATGGATTGTAGAAACTGAAGCCTACATTGGACCGGAAGATCGGGCGGCTCATAGTTATGGCAACCGAAGGACTAAAAGAACTGAAGTAATGTTTGGCCCACCTGGGTATGCCTATACTTATGTTATGCATACCCATTGTCTTATGAATGTAGTCAGTGGAGAAATCGGGCACCCGGAGGCGGTGTTAATCAGAGCCCTGGAGCCCTGTTCCGGATTTGATCTGATGTATCAACGCCGGGGAAACGTAAAAAAAGAACTGGAGTTAACCAATGGACCGGGAAAGTTAACCAAATCTCTAGGGATAGTTAAGGAAGATTACGGGAGAGGGATGTTTGAGTATCCACTGTTTATCGCAGAAGGAAAGGAAGTCGGGTCCATTGCCGTAGGTCCAAGAATAGGTATTAATAACAGCAGAGAAGCCGTACACTATCCCTGGCGTTTTTGGGTAGAGGGCAATCCCTTTGTATCTAGATAA
- a CDS encoding MFS transporter, whose protein sequence is MTVLKEKGWQKYHTIWIMLFIGWVVSYADRTLTGPVVTWMIANKVGFLEAASNPHALGGLLGSLFFAGYMLTQFPGGYFGDKYGYRTIVVISIFWAGITTLLTGLTGGLVAFIALRVFTGLGEGVLYSNDRSLVAEVTPPNKLGLGMGVVMGGLTVGLSGALVGTVYLIELAQPSMGVDAWKAPFLILGTVTIIAAVFIRQALKPQGKLGSENFGKALLNLLKYAFVFLVAIMAVYFITDAMHLNDVIIAVILTCLAFVLIAFIFIRKGNEVNPILKDKNLVLIYVSYIAVLWHLWFYGFWGGAVIKDFGGGTLASALLVISFNAIAGVIGFPLGGKISDMVAHKPNGRRNVLIGMEALLTVFIFVFAAYVMSGRNDMVVQSVILFTSGLIFFALQAVAHALTSEIAPVHLRGAAFGMLNLVSEIGAVLSPVISGAIRDSTGSWGTPLILDGVLMGISCIMIMGVSTKLASKKE, encoded by the coding sequence ATGACGGTACTTAAAGAGAAGGGCTGGCAAAAGTATCACACGATTTGGATCATGCTCTTTATTGGCTGGGTAGTATCCTATGCTGACCGAACATTGACTGGCCCAGTGGTTACTTGGATGATTGCCAATAAGGTTGGTTTTTTAGAAGCTGCCAGCAACCCTCATGCCCTGGGTGGCCTGTTAGGAAGCTTGTTTTTCGCCGGATATATGCTGACCCAATTCCCGGGAGGTTACTTTGGGGATAAATATGGTTATAGGACAATTGTTGTTATCAGTATTTTTTGGGCTGGCATTACCACCCTATTGACGGGCCTAACCGGTGGCTTGGTGGCATTTATAGCCTTGAGGGTTTTCACCGGACTTGGCGAAGGCGTTCTCTACTCGAATGACCGCTCCTTGGTTGCCGAGGTAACTCCTCCGAATAAACTGGGCTTGGGTATGGGAGTAGTAATGGGCGGACTTACTGTGGGCTTGTCGGGAGCCTTAGTAGGGACAGTATATTTAATAGAGTTAGCTCAACCGTCCATGGGTGTCGACGCTTGGAAAGCTCCTTTTCTTATCTTGGGAACAGTCACAATTATTGCAGCAGTCTTTATCCGTCAGGCGCTAAAGCCACAAGGAAAATTAGGGTCAGAGAATTTTGGCAAAGCCTTACTCAACTTGCTTAAATATGCCTTTGTCTTCTTAGTAGCTATAATGGCTGTTTATTTTATCACAGATGCTATGCATTTAAATGATGTGATAATTGCAGTTATCCTAACTTGTTTAGCCTTTGTCTTAATTGCTTTTATCTTTATCAGGAAAGGCAATGAAGTCAACCCGATTTTAAAGGACAAAAATCTTGTGCTTATCTATGTCTCTTATATTGCCGTGTTATGGCATCTCTGGTTTTATGGTTTTTGGGGAGGAGCTGTAATCAAAGATTTTGGCGGCGGTACTCTGGCATCTGCCCTCTTGGTTATCTCCTTTAACGCTATCGCTGGAGTCATCGGTTTTCCTTTAGGGGGAAAGATTTCCGATATGGTAGCCCATAAACCCAATGGCCGCCGCAATGTCTTGATCGGTATGGAAGCTCTTTTGACGGTGTTTATCTTTGTATTTGCAGCCTATGTCATGTCCGGAAGAAATGATATGGTTGTCCAATCGGTTATTCTCTTTACTTCAGGTTTAATCTTTTTTGCTTTGCAAGCAGTTGCTCACGCCCTTACTTCAGAAATTGCCCCAGTTCATTTGCGGGGAGCTGCTTTTGGCATGCTGAATCTTGTCTCGGAAATTGGAGCGGTATTATCGCCAGTGATTTCGGGAGCAATTCGAGATAGTACAGGAAGTTGGGGAACTCCCTTAATTTTAGACGGGGTCTTAATGGGAATCAGCTGCATCATGATTATGGGAGTAAGTACAAAACTCGCGAGTAAAAAGGAGTAA
- a CDS encoding formate--tetrahydrofolate ligase gives MKSDIEIAQAAVMKPILEIAKNLDLKDDEVELYGKYKAKINLSVWNRLKDKPDGKLILVTAINPTPAGEGKTTTTVGLGQALSKMGKKAMIAVREPSLGPCFGVKGGAAGGGYAQVVPMEDINLHFTGDFHAITSAHSLLAAMLDNSIQQGNPLNIDPRQVVFRRVVDMNDRALRKIVMGLGGKMEGVPRESGYDITVASEVMAILCLAKDLMDLKERFGKIVVAYTYEGEPVTAHDLEAEGAMALLMKDAIKPNLVQTLENTPVFIHGGPFANIAHGCNSIMATKLGLKLADYLVTEAGFGADLGAEKFFDLKCRYGGLKPEAVVIVATVRALKMNGGLAKDQLGTEDLGALARGVVNLEKHIENMAKFGVPAVVAINRFPTDSEAELNLVRERCQELGAEVALSEVFMRGGEGGVELAETVLSVLQREEAKFKVLYELDLSIEEKIEKIAKDIYGADGVIFDKAAQASMKKYVEMGYGNLPICMAKTQYSFTDDPTRLGRPTGFTITVRELRLSAGAGFLVAVTGTIMTMPGLPKRPAATRMDIDAEGTITGLF, from the coding sequence ATGAAAAGTGACATCGAAATCGCCCAAGCAGCAGTAATGAAACCAATCCTGGAGATTGCCAAAAACCTTGACTTAAAAGATGATGAGGTAGAGTTATATGGCAAGTACAAAGCCAAAATTAATTTAAGTGTGTGGAATCGCTTAAAAGATAAGCCCGATGGCAAGCTCATCCTAGTTACCGCAATTAATCCAACCCCTGCCGGAGAAGGTAAAACGACAACCACTGTAGGATTAGGGCAAGCACTCTCCAAAATGGGCAAGAAGGCTATGATTGCGGTACGTGAACCATCTCTTGGTCCGTGTTTCGGTGTTAAAGGCGGAGCGGCGGGGGGCGGATATGCTCAAGTCGTGCCTATGGAAGATATAAATCTCCATTTCACAGGAGATTTTCATGCCATTACTTCAGCCCATAGTCTCTTAGCAGCCATGCTGGACAACAGTATTCAACAAGGAAATCCTTTAAATATTGATCCGCGACAAGTGGTTTTCCGACGTGTTGTGGATATGAATGACCGCGCCTTACGTAAAATTGTCATGGGCTTAGGGGGCAAGATGGAAGGAGTACCCCGTGAAAGTGGGTATGACATTACTGTAGCCTCGGAGGTCATGGCCATTCTTTGCTTAGCAAAGGACCTTATGGATCTCAAAGAACGATTTGGCAAGATTGTCGTTGCTTATACCTATGAAGGAGAACCTGTAACCGCTCATGATTTAGAAGCGGAAGGCGCCATGGCCCTTCTCATGAAGGACGCAATTAAACCAAATCTTGTCCAGACTTTAGAAAACACTCCTGTCTTTATTCATGGCGGACCATTTGCCAATATCGCCCACGGGTGTAACAGCATCATGGCCACAAAACTTGGTCTGAAACTGGCAGATTATCTGGTGACAGAAGCCGGTTTTGGAGCAGACCTAGGGGCAGAAAAGTTTTTTGATCTGAAATGCCGTTATGGTGGATTGAAACCTGAGGCTGTTGTCATTGTGGCAACTGTTCGGGCCTTAAAGATGAACGGCGGCCTGGCTAAAGATCAATTAGGTACAGAAGACTTGGGAGCCTTGGCACGGGGGGTAGTCAATCTGGAAAAACACATTGAAAACATGGCGAAATTCGGTGTACCGGCGGTTGTGGCTATCAATAGATTCCCAACGGATTCGGAAGCTGAACTAAACCTAGTTCGCGAAAGATGCCAGGAGTTAGGTGCAGAAGTTGCCCTTTCCGAAGTGTTTATGCGCGGTGGAGAAGGAGGCGTTGAGCTTGCTGAAACGGTCCTCTCCGTGCTCCAACGGGAAGAAGCTAAATTTAAGGTGCTCTATGAATTGGATTTGTCCATTGAAGAGAAAATCGAGAAAATAGCCAAAGATATTTATGGAGCAGATGGAGTTATCTTCGATAAAGCTGCTCAAGCTTCTATGAAGAAATATGTGGAGATGGGTTATGGTAATTTACCGATTTGCATGGCTAAGACTCAGTATTCTTTTACTGACGATCCCACTCGCTTAGGCAGACCGACAGGTTTTACCATCACAGTTCGGGAATTGCGTCTTTCCGCCGGTGCCGGGTTCCTGGTGGCAGTTACAGGTACGATTATGACCATGCCGGGATTACCAAAACGACCGGCTGCCACGAGAATGGATATTGATGCGGAGGGAACAATTACAGGGTTGTTCTAA
- a CDS encoding methyl-accepting chemotaxis protein, with the protein MEERYLQRFIELMPKLNEVMHDDITVIVFDLRNEIVAAYEPGQLKMPSKVGDPIKNMENFNLVKKSKKQLPSVVPTRFFGVPAKGLLTPVFDEGGEVVAIVSVSKSIEKEAKIEEGTRKLFSSMEQLNAGIEEVASSSQQLSTFIKEIDEFSSHTHEKINAIDSIIEDIKNISKHSNLLALNASIEAARAGDAGRGFSVVAKEMGKLSNLSKESAEKVAGSLIEIKKAIEFISEKINKTSLSSENQAAATEEMAATTDEIVSISKQLSDLSKVQTVEELISQKKI; encoded by the coding sequence ATGGAAGAAAGATATCTGCAAAGATTTATTGAGTTAATGCCAAAATTAAATGAAGTAATGCATGACGATATTACCGTGATAGTTTTTGACCTTAGAAATGAGATTGTCGCTGCTTATGAACCGGGTCAGCTTAAAATGCCTTCTAAAGTTGGGGACCCAATTAAGAATATGGAAAACTTCAATCTTGTGAAGAAATCGAAAAAACAATTGCCGTCAGTAGTTCCCACCAGATTCTTCGGAGTCCCTGCTAAAGGTCTCCTAACCCCGGTCTTTGATGAAGGAGGAGAGGTTGTCGCTATAGTTTCGGTTTCCAAAAGCATAGAAAAAGAGGCCAAAATCGAAGAAGGCACCAGAAAGCTCTTTTCCTCAATGGAGCAATTAAATGCTGGTATTGAAGAAGTTGCTTCTAGTTCCCAGCAACTATCAACGTTTATCAAGGAAATCGATGAGTTCAGCTCTCATACTCACGAAAAAATCAATGCCATTGACAGCATAATAGAGGATATAAAAAACATATCCAAACATTCTAATCTGCTAGCCTTAAATGCCTCTATAGAAGCAGCAAGGGCTGGAGATGCGGGCAGAGGATTCAGTGTTGTAGCTAAAGAAATGGGCAAACTATCGAACTTAAGTAAGGAGTCAGCAGAAAAGGTTGCGGGGTCGCTTATTGAGATAAAAAAGGCAATTGAATTTATCAGTGAAAAAATTAATAAAACAAGTCTTTCGTCAGAAAACCAAGCTGCGGCTACTGAGGAAATGGCTGCTACAACTGATGAAATTGTCTCTATTTCTAAGCAATTATCAGATTTGTCTAAGGTTCAAACAGTTGAGGAATTAATCAGTCAGAAGAAGATATAA